In Paramormyrops kingsleyae isolate MSU_618 chromosome 5, PKINGS_0.4, whole genome shotgun sequence, one DNA window encodes the following:
- the LOC111845161 gene encoding TANK-binding kinase 1-binding protein 1, whose protein sequence is MESLFGGELGLLGGGEGLKEDVCGVGWPTSPIPDDIYSASHFALITAYHDIKTRLAGLERENSSIKRKLKLYEIKFPMISEFGEDRNSYCSFEPKETALLQSENDNLQQKVNTLTHELQKSKEREEQLEDVIQAYEKIHMEKSNLQRDLDKMTTLVEKHVERIRGLELALRQRDSSLQKLNSQLRSKDVQYLQLHANPTISHMLDCPALTLQSSRSLDTLTDMKLQRLEAELEGARHEAQGACQREEELKAECERLREELRQSSQRQQDMPGICEQCDVAWIKKAGDEQVNLALAYTELTEELSRLQAVSAKQNEILRKMSQEQASPVQLHSPVQLHSPIPQRHSPIPQRHSPIPQRHSPIPQRRSPVLQRLSPDIHRRSPLPEMTDGPASYSCRPTTHHLRASFQGRRSYSEVADPSAYQRPPRFTLDPVSTLPKPRPYAEGYVKQGVPQPGPPGGSGGSLAGSPRHSREPPFPISEVPHLRFDPPPGPAPLLPPAPPQSSEDEEEWACAHSSSPPRTLGASAATSAVRGPSSCSAFPIPTGPNTLSCHPPGYMHADHAQSWPSINLWMETEENDIRSCPLCQLIFPIGYPDDALIKHIDTHLENSKI, encoded by the exons ATGGAGTCTTTGTTCGGGGGAGAGCTGGGCCTCCTGGGCGGGGGCGAGGGACTCAAGGAGGATGTCTGTGGGGTGGGTTGGCCCACCAGCCCCATCCCCGATGACATCTACTCTGCCTCCCACTTCGCCCTCATCACTGCCTACCACGACATCAAGACTCGACTCGCTGGCCTGGAACGAGAAAACAGCAGCATCAAGAGGAAGCTGAAGCTGTATGAGATAAAG TTCCCCATGATCAGCGAGTTCGGAGAGGACAGGAACTCGTACTGCTCATTTGAGCCCAAGGAGACTGCTCTGCTGCAATCGGAAAATGATAACCTGCAACAGAAAGTCAACACCCTCACCCACGAG CTCCAGAAGAGTAAGGAGCGTGAAGAGCAGCTGGAGGATGTGATCCAGGCCTACGAGAAAATCCACATGGAGAAAAGCAACCTGCAGAGAGACCTTGACAAGATG ACGACGCTTGTGGAGAAGCACGTGGAGCGAATCCGCGGCCTGGAATTGGCACTCAGGCAGCGGGACAGTTCTCTGCAGAAGCTCAACTCGCAGCTGCGCAGCAAGGATGTGCAGTACCTGCAGCTGCACGCCAACCCCACCATCTCTCACA TGCTGGACTGCCCGGCCCTGACCCTGCAGAGCTCGCGCAGCCTGGACACCCTCACTGACATGAAGCTGCAGAGGTTGGAGGCCGAGCTGGAGGGGGCACGGCACGAGGCCCAGGGCGCCTGTCAGCGGGAGGAGGAGCTGAAGGCCGAGTGCGAGCGGCTGCGCGAGGAGCTGCGGCAGAGCTCCCAAAGGCAACAG gacatgCCAGGCATCTGCGAACAGTGCGACGTGGCCTGGATTAAGAAAGCGGGGGACGAACA GGTGAACCTGGCGCTGGCCTACACCGAACTGACGGAGGAGCTGAGTCGCCTACAGGCCGTCAGCGCCAAGCAGAATGAGATCCTAAGGAAAATGTCACAGGAGCAGGCCAGTCCAG TCCAGCTGCACTCCCCAGTCCAGCTGCATTCCCCCATCCCTCAGCGCCACTCCCCCATCCCTCAGCGCCACTCCCCCATCCCGCAGCGCcactcccccatcccccagcGCCGCTCGCCCGTGCTCCAGCGCCTCTCCCCGGACATCCACCGCCGCTCACCACTTCCCGAGATGACCGACGGCCCGGCGTCCTACTCGTGCCGGCCCACTACCCACCACCTGCGGGCCAGCTTCCAGGGCCGGCGCAGCTACTCCGAGGTGGCGGACCCCTCGGCCTACCAGCGGCCGCCTCGCTTCACCCTGGATCCGGTGTCCACGCTGCCCAAACCCCGGCCCTATGCGGAGGGCTACGTCAAACAAGGGGTTCCCCAGCCTGGGCCCCCAGGGGGAAGTGGGGGTAGCCTGGCAGGAAGCCCCCGCCACAGCCGCGAGCCTCCCTTTCCCATCTCAGAGGTACCCCATCTGCGTTTTGATCCGCCTCCGGGTCCCGCCCCACTGCTGCCCCCGGCGCCGCCGCAGTCCTCCGAAGACGAGGAGGAGTGGGCCTGTGCCCACTCCAGCAGCCCCCCACGCACCCTGGGGGCGTCGGCTGCCACATCCGCTGTCCGGgggccatcttcctgctcagcTTTTCCGATCCCCACAGGGCCAAACACTCTCAGCTGCCATCCACCTGGCTACATGCACGCCGATCACGCCCAGTCTTGGCCCTCCATCAAT CTGTGGATGGAAACTGAGGAGAATGACATCCGGAGTTGTCCGCTGTGTCAGCTGATCTTCCCCATCGGTTACCCTGACGATGCTCTCATCAAGCACATCGACACTCACCTGGAGAACAGCAAGATCTGA